The following proteins are co-located in the Sporosarcina pasteurii genome:
- a CDS encoding DUF2768 domain-containing protein, with protein MSPLDKMWLSFYAMGFMFVSMGLIYFSRHKLKNRLLKFLFALVAYALLLFCFLAMIYLVFSGPSGGA; from the coding sequence ATGTCACCGCTTGATAAAATGTGGTTATCTTTTTATGCTATGGGTTTTATGTTCGTTTCAATGGGCCTTATTTATTTTAGTAGACATAAGTTGAAAAATAGATTGTTAAAATTTTTATTCGCACTTGTTGCCTATGCATTATTATTATTTTGTTTTCTCGCTATGATTTATCTCGTATTTAGCGGACCATCAGGAGGAGCATAA
- the spoIVA gene encoding stage IV sporulation protein A: MKEELYENLARRTDGDIYIGVVGPVRVGKSTFVKRVMEEVVIPNMTDETDQIRAQDELPQSSPGPVIMTAEPKFVPAQGTSVAVGDGELQFQIRLADCVGYVIDGVKGYEDEDGPKYVHTPWHNEPVPFEEAARIGTDKVIRDHSTIGILVTTDGTVNNIPRASAEVAEAEIVEKLQDIGKPFVIVLNSKMPAHEKTVALKQELHERYAVPVIAISADQLNAQEIQLILKEALYEFPISEIELQKPDWMDVLGSEHELNSSIDTVISEGFLEASKIRKVQELAEKLKHEKYVQHAEVVEVDAGQGKASIKIEMDEQAFREVCEGIMGQEIGTKKDWLLFVQEASKAKSAYNMYAEAIEKAKSDGYGVALPVIGDFNPTPPELIKQNDFFGVRMKATAPSIHMIRVDMEAEFSPLIGSEFHSHHLLKDLKDAYLHDREALWETQLFGTPLHEVMKESIRFKTDSVPPRARKRLRETIEQMVNDGNKGMITFIV; the protein is encoded by the coding sequence ATGAAAGAAGAACTATATGAAAATTTAGCGAGACGAACGGATGGAGATATTTACATCGGCGTCGTGGGCCCTGTCCGTGTTGGAAAGTCCACGTTCGTAAAAAGGGTCATGGAAGAAGTCGTAATTCCAAATATGACGGATGAGACGGACCAAATACGAGCACAAGACGAACTCCCGCAAAGTTCACCAGGGCCGGTGATTATGACAGCTGAACCGAAATTTGTGCCAGCACAAGGAACGTCAGTAGCAGTTGGTGATGGCGAACTACAATTTCAAATTCGGCTCGCTGATTGTGTTGGGTATGTCATTGACGGTGTTAAAGGATACGAAGATGAAGATGGACCGAAGTATGTTCATACTCCGTGGCATAATGAACCGGTACCATTCGAAGAAGCTGCACGTATCGGAACAGATAAAGTCATTAGAGATCATTCGACAATTGGAATACTTGTAACGACTGACGGTACAGTCAATAATATTCCACGCGCTTCTGCAGAAGTGGCTGAAGCGGAGATTGTAGAGAAATTACAAGATATCGGAAAACCATTTGTAATTGTGTTGAATTCAAAAATGCCTGCCCATGAAAAAACAGTTGCTTTAAAACAAGAGCTTCATGAAAGATATGCGGTGCCAGTCATTGCAATTAGTGCAGATCAATTAAATGCACAAGAAATTCAACTCATCTTAAAAGAGGCTCTATATGAATTTCCGATTTCTGAGATTGAGTTGCAAAAACCGGATTGGATGGATGTACTCGGAAGTGAGCATGAGCTAAACTCATCAATCGATACAGTCATAAGTGAAGGCTTTTTGGAGGCATCGAAAATCCGCAAAGTACAAGAACTAGCAGAAAAGTTGAAGCACGAAAAGTATGTACAACATGCCGAAGTTGTCGAAGTGGATGCTGGGCAAGGGAAGGCATCTATCAAGATAGAGATGGATGAGCAAGCTTTCCGTGAAGTGTGTGAGGGGATTATGGGTCAAGAAATCGGTACGAAAAAAGATTGGCTCTTATTTGTTCAAGAAGCTTCTAAAGCAAAGAGCGCGTACAATATGTATGCGGAAGCCATTGAAAAGGCTAAGAGCGATGGCTACGGCGTTGCGTTACCGGTTATCGGAGACTTTAATCCAACACCACCAGAACTCATTAAACAAAATGACTTTTTCGGTGTTCGGATGAAAGCAACTGCGCCATCCATTCATATGATTCGTGTAGATATGGAAGCTGAGTTCTCGCCGTTAATCGGTTCAGAGTTTCACAGTCATCATTTATTGAAAGATTTAAAAGACGCGTATTTGCATGACCGAGAAGCGCTTTGGGAAACGCAATTATTTGGTACACCATTACATGAAGTGATGAAAGAGAGTATCCGTTTCAAAACGGATTCAGTTCCGCCTCGCGCCAGAAAGCGTCTGCGTGAAACGATTGAGCAAATGGTGAATGATGGCAATAAAGGGATGATTACGTTTATTGTCTAG
- a CDS encoding HU family DNA-binding protein, with translation MNKSELINAVAESAGLSKKDATAAVEAVFETIQDTLAGGDKVQVIGFGTFEVRERAARKGRNPQTGKEIDIAASKVPAFKAGKALKDAVK, from the coding sequence ATGAACAAATCAGAATTAATTAACGCTGTAGCTGAGTCAGCAGGTCTTTCTAAGAAAGATGCAACTGCGGCTGTTGAGGCTGTTTTTGAAACAATCCAAGATACTTTAGCTGGTGGAGATAAAGTACAAGTAATTGGTTTCGGAACATTTGAAGTTCGTGAGCGTGCTGCACGTAAAGGACGTAACCCTCAAACAGGTAAAGAAATCGACATCGCTGCAAGTAAAGTTCCTGCTTTTAAAGCTGGAAAGGCACTTAAAGACGCGGTTAAATAA
- the cmk gene encoding (d)CMP kinase: MLDRLKIAIDGPAAAGKSTIAKITAEKLGYTYIDTGAMYRALTYKALKESIDINDGEALGELLEQTEILLVPLENGQAVKLDGVDVSEAIRTAEVTAAVSQVSAHNQVRELMVEKQRNLGRQSGVVMDGRDIGTHVLPNAELKVFMTASVEERALRRYEENKKRGIHSSLEALQEEIRKRDEADSNREVSPLKRADDAILLDTTSMNIEEVAREISRLAKERLAK; the protein is encoded by the coding sequence ATGTTAGATAGATTGAAAATAGCGATTGATGGGCCAGCTGCGGCTGGAAAAAGTACCATTGCGAAAATTACAGCTGAGAAATTAGGCTATACGTATATTGATACTGGTGCGATGTATCGTGCATTGACGTATAAAGCGTTAAAGGAAAGCATAGATATTAATGACGGAGAGGCACTTGGCGAGTTGCTTGAACAGACAGAGATTTTGCTCGTTCCGCTAGAAAATGGTCAAGCAGTAAAATTAGATGGTGTTGATGTATCAGAGGCAATTCGAACAGCAGAAGTGACTGCTGCAGTATCTCAAGTGTCAGCCCATAATCAAGTGAGAGAATTAATGGTAGAAAAACAACGTAACTTGGGGCGTCAGTCAGGGGTTGTGATGGATGGTAGAGACATAGGAACCCACGTGTTGCCAAATGCGGAATTAAAGGTGTTCATGACGGCATCGGTTGAAGAGCGGGCCCTTCGTAGATACGAAGAAAATAAAAAGCGGGGAATTCATTCTTCACTTGAAGCCCTCCAAGAAGAAATTAGAAAACGAGACGAAGCCGATTCAAATCGTGAAGTTTCACCTTTAAAGCGAGCGGATGATGCGATCCTTCTTGATACGACTTCGATGAATATTGAAGAAGTGGCCAGGGAAATTAGTCGATTGGCAAAAGAGAGGTTAGCGAAATGA
- a CDS encoding NAD(P)H-dependent glycerol-3-phosphate dehydrogenase, with the protein MKKVSVIGAGSWGTALAFVLAENGHDCLLWARRSEQVEEINERHTNHAYLPNTTLPANLKATATLETAVTHGDVIVIAVPTKAIRPICQEMNAIMTEEKLFVHVSKGIEPDSHKRISEMIGEEIASSNRKDIVILSGPSHAEEVVERHPTTVTAACQNVESAKEVQDLFMNHYFRVYTNTDVIGVEIGAALKNVIALAAGITDGLGYGDNAKAALITRGLAEISRLGVKMGANPLTFAGLTGLGDLIVTCTSVHSRNWKAGNMLGKGKSLEEVTAGMGMVIEGVRTTKAAYQLAKKHDVTMPLTEALYSVLFDAVSPKNAVDQLMSRMKKQEVDDLFGTMHFNE; encoded by the coding sequence ATGAAGAAAGTATCTGTGATTGGCGCAGGAAGTTGGGGTACAGCACTCGCTTTTGTGCTAGCAGAAAATGGACATGACTGTTTGCTCTGGGCAAGACGCTCAGAGCAAGTTGAGGAGATTAATGAGCGTCACACAAATCATGCCTACTTACCCAATACAACTTTACCTGCGAATTTAAAAGCCACCGCTACGCTTGAAACAGCTGTTACACACGGTGATGTTATTGTTATCGCTGTTCCAACGAAAGCAATCAGACCGATTTGCCAAGAGATGAACGCGATCATGACAGAGGAAAAGTTATTTGTACATGTATCAAAAGGGATTGAGCCTGATTCACATAAAAGAATTTCTGAAATGATTGGTGAAGAGATTGCTTCGTCAAATCGAAAGGATATCGTCATTCTTTCAGGGCCAAGCCATGCTGAAGAAGTCGTAGAAAGACATCCGACAACGGTTACAGCTGCATGTCAGAATGTAGAATCGGCCAAAGAAGTACAAGATTTATTTATGAATCATTATTTCCGTGTTTACACAAATACGGATGTAATTGGTGTAGAAATTGGCGCTGCTTTAAAAAATGTAATTGCACTTGCCGCGGGGATTACCGATGGACTTGGGTACGGTGATAATGCAAAGGCGGCACTCATTACGCGTGGTCTAGCTGAGATATCAAGATTAGGTGTAAAAATGGGTGCAAACCCACTCACATTTGCTGGTCTTACAGGTTTAGGGGATTTAATTGTCACGTGTACAAGCGTGCATTCTCGCAACTGGAAGGCTGGAAATATGCTTGGTAAAGGAAAAAGCTTAGAAGAGGTTACAGCAGGGATGGGTATGGTCATAGAAGGTGTGCGAACGACAAAGGCAGCGTATCAATTGGCCAAAAAACATGATGTTACGATGCCGTTAACAGAAGCCTTATACTCCGTTCTCTTTGATGCTGTCTCACCTAAAAATGCGGTGGACCAGTTAATGAGTAGAATGAAAAAACAAGAAGTTGATGATCTGTTTGGTACGATGCATTTCAATGAATAG
- the der gene encoding ribosome biogenesis GTPase Der — translation MTKPTVAIVGRPNVGKSTIFNRIVGERISIVEDVSGVTRDRIYSSADWLTHDFNIIDTGGIEIGDEPFLEQIRLQAEIAIEEADVIIFLVNGRESVTDADEHVAKILYRSNKPVILAVNKIDNPEMREMIYDFYSLGFGDPYPISGAHGLGLGDLLDAVANEFPNEESEPDETDVIRFSLIGRPNVGKSSLVNALLGEERVIVSDVAGTTRDAIDTPYVYEGQKYKIIDTAGMRKKGKVYETTEKYSVLRALKAIDRSDVVLIVLNGEEGIREQDKRIAGYAEEAGKGVMFVVNKWDAIEKDNHTMNNFTAKIRDNFMFLDYAPIAFVSAKTKQRVNGLFDSIKLISENHAKRIQSSVLNEVIEDAVARNATPTDKGKRLRIYYATQVAVKPPTFIVFVNEPELMHFSYERFLQNRLREAFGFEGTPIRLITRART, via the coding sequence ATGACAAAACCAACTGTCGCCATCGTTGGGCGACCAAACGTCGGTAAATCCACAATTTTTAATCGAATTGTGGGAGAAAGAATTTCAATAGTCGAAGACGTTTCAGGTGTTACGCGAGATCGAATTTACAGTTCTGCAGATTGGCTAACACATGATTTCAATATTATTGACACAGGTGGTATTGAAATTGGAGATGAACCGTTTCTAGAGCAAATTCGACTCCAAGCAGAAATTGCGATTGAAGAAGCAGATGTCATTATTTTCTTAGTGAATGGGCGCGAAAGTGTGACGGATGCAGACGAGCATGTAGCGAAAATATTATACCGGTCAAACAAACCGGTGATTTTAGCTGTCAATAAAATTGACAACCCTGAAATGAGAGAAATGATTTACGATTTCTATTCATTAGGATTTGGCGACCCTTATCCAATTTCAGGAGCACATGGCCTAGGATTAGGCGATTTATTAGATGCAGTTGCCAACGAATTTCCAAATGAGGAAAGTGAACCTGATGAAACAGATGTCATCCGTTTTTCTTTAATCGGTAGACCGAATGTCGGAAAATCATCACTTGTAAACGCACTTCTTGGCGAAGAGCGTGTTATCGTAAGTGATGTAGCAGGAACGACACGAGACGCAATAGACACGCCTTATGTGTATGAAGGGCAAAAGTATAAAATTATTGATACGGCCGGTATGCGGAAAAAAGGAAAAGTCTACGAAACGACGGAAAAATATAGTGTCTTACGTGCATTAAAAGCCATTGACCGCTCAGATGTCGTATTAATTGTGTTAAACGGCGAAGAGGGGATTCGCGAGCAAGATAAGCGAATTGCAGGCTATGCTGAGGAAGCTGGAAAAGGCGTAATGTTTGTGGTGAATAAATGGGATGCCATCGAAAAAGATAACCATACGATGAACAACTTTACTGCAAAAATTAGAGATAATTTTATGTTCCTTGATTATGCACCGATTGCCTTTGTATCCGCGAAAACAAAGCAACGTGTCAATGGACTTTTTGATAGTATAAAATTAATTAGTGAAAACCATGCGAAGCGGATTCAATCTAGCGTGTTAAATGAAGTGATTGAAGATGCGGTTGCTAGAAATGCGACGCCGACAGATAAAGGGAAGAGATTACGCATTTACTATGCTACACAAGTGGCAGTTAAACCACCGACATTCATTGTTTTTGTGAATGAGCCAGAATTGATGCATTTTTCTTATGAACGTTTTCTACAAAATCGATTGCGTGAAGCGTTCGGTTTTGAAGGGACGCCAATTCGTCTCATTACAAGAGCAAGAACGTAA
- a CDS encoding 1-acyl-sn-glycerol-3-phosphate acyltransferase yields MNLYPLGKALCSAIFYPFYRIKVIGKENFPKDGGVLLCTNHIDNLDPPVVGITCPRTVHFMAKEELFELPILKSVLPNVKAFPVKRGMSDRQAMRKALTLLKEGKVVGLFPEGTRSKDGQLQKGLAGAGFFALRGDAVVMPCAIIGPYKPFKQLKVVYGKPIDMAPYRERKASAEEVTAVIMAEIQKLIETNN; encoded by the coding sequence ATGAATTTATACCCGCTAGGTAAAGCGCTATGTAGTGCGATTTTTTATCCGTTCTATCGGATAAAAGTAATAGGGAAAGAGAATTTTCCTAAAGATGGCGGCGTTTTACTATGTACAAATCATATCGATAATCTTGATCCACCAGTTGTGGGCATTACTTGTCCGCGAACGGTTCATTTTATGGCGAAAGAAGAGTTGTTTGAATTACCCATTTTGAAAAGTGTTTTACCAAATGTAAAGGCTTTTCCTGTTAAAAGAGGTATGAGTGACAGGCAAGCAATGCGTAAGGCGTTAACGCTTCTAAAAGAAGGAAAAGTAGTCGGATTATTTCCGGAAGGGACTCGAAGTAAAGACGGGCAACTTCAAAAAGGACTTGCGGGTGCTGGTTTCTTTGCGCTACGCGGGGATGCTGTTGTGATGCCTTGTGCAATTATTGGACCTTATAAACCATTTAAGCAATTAAAGGTGGTGTATGGTAAGCCAATTGATATGGCTCCATATCGTGAACGAAAAGCTTCAGCTGAAGAAGTGACAGCAGTCATTATGGCAGAAATCCAAAAGCTAATTGAAACAAATAACTGA
- a CDS encoding PepSY1/2 domain-containing protein: protein MKKIIFVLVYAIAALAIFAYGKSTENQQLSYLLSGQYAKKMTEASQKLEELDTAVKKTLLFNESDGFDDAREDIWRLSSDVKNAVGSLPLDRGFSNSWMNYLGRLGNYAKETERLNDKEEYHQVMTQASVNLREMADEWQLATADLIRGDVSVESWSNQLDSVDSEHDWDGMRETVKQYTESDFPLTASESDSLKKKELQTLTDKKVTREEAIERFKFLFPEVSNSSIVVENSKPGAPYPFYHIRFAEDSSVGYIDITEKGGHVLSFLSERPFGQETQSYEFIKEKAEQFLSSSGYGDTVLEEARENHTSWHFVFVRVEPEYEAKVFSDVIHLKVAKDTGGIIGLNAMEYIQKENLKPQKIVEQNWEEFFRTNVTVVEEELAYVENDRLDQRLSYYLTVTMEVDEQIDTYVVVVDTETAEVIKTEKQP, encoded by the coding sequence ATGAAAAAAATAATATTTGTACTAGTCTATGCGATTGCGGCATTAGCTATATTTGCCTACGGAAAAAGTACAGAAAATCAGCAGTTAAGTTATTTACTGAGTGGTCAATATGCGAAGAAAATGACAGAGGCATCACAGAAATTAGAAGAATTAGATACTGCGGTGAAGAAAACTTTATTGTTTAATGAGAGTGATGGCTTTGATGATGCAAGGGAAGATATATGGAGACTTTCCTCAGATGTAAAAAATGCGGTTGGTTCATTACCGCTCGATAGAGGCTTTTCAAATTCTTGGATGAATTATTTAGGGAGACTCGGAAATTATGCAAAAGAAACCGAGCGACTAAACGATAAAGAAGAATACCATCAAGTAATGACGCAAGCTTCTGTTAATTTGCGTGAAATGGCGGATGAATGGCAATTGGCAACGGCCGATTTAATTCGAGGGGATGTATCAGTTGAAAGTTGGTCGAATCAACTAGACTCAGTTGATTCAGAGCATGATTGGGATGGCATGCGGGAAACAGTTAAACAGTATACTGAAAGTGATTTTCCGCTAACGGCTAGTGAGTCAGATTCATTAAAGAAAAAAGAATTGCAAACATTGACTGATAAAAAAGTGACGCGTGAAGAAGCAATCGAGCGATTTAAATTTCTGTTTCCTGAAGTTTCAAATTCTTCTATTGTCGTAGAAAATAGTAAGCCTGGTGCACCTTATCCTTTCTATCACATTCGATTTGCTGAGGATAGTTCAGTCGGTTATATTGATATCACTGAAAAAGGTGGCCATGTCTTATCATTTTTATCGGAAAGACCATTTGGACAGGAAACGCAGTCATATGAGTTTATTAAGGAAAAAGCTGAACAGTTTTTGTCTAGTTCTGGATACGGGGATACTGTTTTAGAAGAAGCAAGAGAAAATCATACATCTTGGCACTTTGTGTTTGTCCGTGTTGAGCCTGAGTATGAAGCAAAAGTATTTTCGGATGTTATCCATTTAAAAGTTGCGAAAGATACGGGTGGAATTATTGGGCTAAATGCGATGGAGTATATTCAAAAAGAAAATTTGAAGCCGCAAAAAATAGTGGAACAAAATTGGGAAGAATTTTTCCGTACAAACGTAACGGTAGTAGAAGAAGAGCTTGCCTATGTTGAAAACGACCGATTAGACCAACGTTTATCTTATTACTTAACTGTTACGATGGAAGTGGACGAGCAAATAGATACCTATGTCGTTGTTGTCGATACTGAAACAGCTGAAGTGATAAAAACTGAAAAACAGCCGTAA
- a CDS encoding flagellar brake protein: MTLKVGTVVIIEKKFSDDNSKYRSKIIDSGDGFVMIDYPTHIDTGKTAFFMDGTELVINFTDDLRMSYAFHTVVCGRQIDGVPMLKIAYEGDEGLIRIQRRQFVRVKVAIDVAVEIEDHVMQLVTEDISAGGVAINITNTSVLQKEAVVSLLLVLPFVKRETQYVRAKGRVIRIWEDGRRKIASLEFVEISTVDRQQIVQFCFERQLQMKNK, from the coding sequence TTGACATTGAAGGTTGGAACAGTAGTTATCATTGAGAAGAAATTTTCGGATGATAACAGCAAGTACAGAAGTAAAATCATCGACTCAGGAGACGGCTTCGTCATGATTGACTATCCAACGCATATTGACACGGGCAAAACAGCTTTTTTTATGGATGGAACGGAGCTCGTGATTAATTTTACGGATGACTTACGCATGTCGTATGCTTTTCATACAGTGGTATGTGGAAGACAGATCGATGGTGTGCCGATGTTAAAGATAGCTTATGAAGGTGACGAAGGGCTTATTAGAATACAGCGACGTCAGTTTGTGAGAGTAAAGGTGGCGATTGATGTCGCGGTAGAAATAGAAGATCATGTCATGCAGCTTGTGACTGAAGATATTAGTGCGGGTGGTGTCGCAATTAATATTACAAATACGAGTGTCTTACAAAAGGAAGCAGTTGTTTCTTTACTACTTGTCCTACCTTTTGTCAAACGTGAAACTCAATACGTTCGGGCTAAGGGGAGGGTCATTAGAATATGGGAAGATGGACGAAGAAAAATTGCGTCTTTGGAGTTTGTAGAAATCTCGACAGTGGACCGGCAACAAATTGTTCAATTTTGTTTCGAACGTCAATTACAAATGAAAAATAAATAA
- the rpsA gene encoding 30S ribosomal protein S1 yields MSEDINIEMQKEFNEGDRVTGKVVKIEDKSVTVEIPGAPFDGVIPISEISSLHIEKASDVVSEGEELELAIIKVEEANYVLSKRQVDADEAWDSLEEKFNNNEIVETEVKDVVKGGLVVDLGVRGFIPASLVEDYFVESFDEYKGRQMKFKIIEMDKEKNRLILSHRAVLQEEKAAKKNEVLDNLKEGQVLEGTVQRLASFGAFVDIGGVDGLVHISQLSHAHVDKVSDVLSEGDTVSVKVLSVDRDAERISLSIKETLPGPWEGIEEKAPKGSILEGTVRRLVSYGAFVEVFPGVEGLVHISRISHDHIGTPNEVLTEGQKIEVKVLDVNPNEERLSLSIKDLVEKEDQTSYDDYEMPEESQGFSISDVIGDQLKKLSE; encoded by the coding sequence ATGTCAGAGGATATCAATATTGAAATGCAAAAAGAGTTTAACGAAGGTGACCGTGTAACGGGAAAAGTTGTTAAAATCGAAGATAAATCTGTAACGGTCGAGATTCCAGGTGCACCATTTGATGGTGTGATTCCAATAAGTGAAATTTCAAGTTTGCATATTGAAAAAGCTTCGGATGTTGTTTCTGAAGGTGAAGAGCTTGAACTAGCGATTATTAAAGTCGAAGAAGCGAATTATGTGCTTTCAAAACGTCAAGTAGACGCTGATGAAGCATGGGATTCTTTGGAAGAAAAGTTTAATAACAATGAAATCGTTGAAACGGAAGTAAAAGACGTTGTAAAAGGCGGTCTAGTTGTCGACTTAGGCGTTCGTGGATTCATTCCTGCTTCCCTTGTAGAGGACTATTTCGTCGAATCATTCGATGAATACAAAGGCCGACAAATGAAATTCAAAATTATTGAAATGGATAAAGAGAAAAACCGTTTGATTTTATCCCATCGTGCTGTTCTCCAAGAGGAAAAGGCAGCAAAGAAAAACGAAGTACTAGACAACTTAAAAGAAGGTCAAGTATTAGAAGGTACCGTTCAACGTCTAGCATCATTCGGTGCATTTGTTGATATCGGTGGTGTAGATGGTCTTGTGCATATCTCACAACTATCACATGCGCACGTTGACAAAGTATCAGATGTTTTATCTGAAGGAGATACGGTATCAGTGAAAGTTCTTTCTGTTGACCGAGACGCTGAGCGTATTTCATTATCCATTAAAGAAACATTGCCTGGGCCTTGGGAAGGAATCGAAGAAAAAGCACCAAAAGGTTCTATCCTAGAAGGAACTGTTAGACGGTTAGTTTCTTATGGTGCGTTCGTTGAAGTTTTCCCTGGTGTCGAAGGTCTCGTGCATATCTCACGAATTTCACATGATCATATCGGTACGCCGAACGAGGTATTAACGGAAGGACAGAAAATTGAAGTGAAAGTCCTAGATGTGAATCCAAACGAGGAACGTTTATCGCTAAGCATTAAAGACTTGGTGGAAAAAGAAGATCAAACATCTTACGACGATTATGAGATGCCTGAAGAATCCCAAGGTTTCTCAATAAGTGATGTCATTGGAGACCAATTAAAGAAGCTTTCAGAGTAA
- the sleB gene encoding spore cortex-lytic enzyme translates to MKKIVNRTVLVALLLSCLYVISPTHSGAFSSQQIQRGAFGDDVIELQARLQYIGYYTGTIDGKFGYGTYWALRNFQDQYGLPVDGIAGEATKKKLVDISNYDEKYVKQNIEKGNKFTHYGGKPLDGQVGKGTGQKQNAQVPAKYSDQDIKLMSNAVYGEARGEPYEGQVAVAAVILNRVEHPDFPDTVGGVIFQPGAFTAVADGQIWLTPNERAKEAVIDAINGWDPSENAIYYFNPITATSKWIWSRPQIKKIGLHVFCY, encoded by the coding sequence AAGATAGTGAATCGAACTGTACTTGTTGCGCTTCTGTTGAGTTGTCTGTATGTGATTTCGCCAACTCATTCGGGCGCCTTTAGTTCTCAGCAAATTCAGCGTGGTGCATTTGGTGACGATGTGATTGAGTTACAGGCAAGGCTACAATACATCGGCTATTACACCGGAACAATTGACGGTAAATTTGGGTATGGGACCTATTGGGCACTTAGGAATTTTCAAGACCAATATGGCCTTCCAGTTGATGGGATTGCTGGTGAAGCAACGAAGAAGAAGTTGGTTGATATAAGTAATTACGATGAAAAGTATGTGAAACAAAATATCGAGAAAGGGAATAAGTTTACCCATTATGGGGGCAAGCCGCTTGATGGTCAGGTCGGAAAAGGTACTGGTCAAAAACAGAATGCGCAAGTCCCTGCAAAATATTCAGATCAAGACATAAAACTCATGTCGAATGCAGTTTATGGTGAGGCGAGGGGAGAGCCATATGAAGGGCAAGTAGCTGTTGCCGCCGTTATTTTGAATCGTGTTGAACACCCAGATTTTCCTGATACAGTAGGCGGGGTTATTTTCCAACCAGGTGCATTTACTGCGGTTGCTGACGGACAGATTTGGTTAACGCCAAATGAAAGAGCAAAAGAAGCGGTGATAGATGCGATTAACGGTTGGGATCCATCAGAAAACGCGATTTATTATTTCAACCCAATTACGGCAACAAGTAAATGGATTTGGTCAAGACCGCAAATCAAAAAAATTGGGTTGCATGTGTTTTGTTATTGA